The DNA sequence CAGCCCGAGGAATGTTCCGAACAATGTACCAAAAAGTACTGTTTCGCCGCCTAGAAAGAACCAGAATCCTAAATATTTGTTGCGACCTTCCAATGTAGCTTTCTGTGGATCGGGTGGAAGGGATTGACGTTCTATTGCGTGATCAGCTGCCATAATCAGCCCTCCCCCTTATCTTTTTTAATTTCTGATACCGGAATATGGTACCCGTGATCTTCTTTTATAGATCGAATGAACATCATCGCAAATGTCAGTAACAGACCCGCTCCTATTACAAACCATGCAGAATAAATTACTCCAAATGCTGCGATAGATAATCCGAGAGCAATGAAAATTGGAAGAATCGATCCATTTGGCATATGAATCTCATCCAATGGCTCTGCCGCTTTCATTTTTCCATTCCCGGACATTTTTTCGTACCACAGTGCGTCCAGATCACGAATGAGAGGCGTCTGAGCAAAATTGTATTCCTGGACCGGTGAAGTTGTAGCCCACTCCAGTGTACGTCCATCCCAAGGATCCTGAACATTGTCAGTATTCTTTCGTGATATAAGCACGTTAATCACGAGCAGAATAAAGGCAACGGCCATTAGGAAAGCCCCCATCGAACTAATAAAGTTCATTTCATTAAATCCTTGTCCATCCAGATAAGATGCCACTCTGCGAGGCATGCCAATTAATCCGAGGAAATGCTGAATAAAGAATGTCAGGTGGAAGCCGATTAAGAATAACCAGAAGAACCACTTACCGAGGCTTTCGCTCAAGCGGTATCCAAACATTTTAGGCCACCAGTAGAAAGTTCCAGCAAAAATACCGAAAACTGAACCTCCGATTATGACGTAATGGAAGTGAGCCACTACGAAGTAAGTATCGTGGAACTGATAGTCTGCGGCACTCATTGCCAGCTGCACGCCCGTTACGCCGCCTAGAACGAAGGAAGGGATAAAGGCTAATGCGAACAGATTTGCTACAGTAAAGCTGATCCGTCCTCCCCACAGAGTGAGAAGCCAGTTAAATATCTTAATACCAGTAGGTACTGCTATAGCCATCGTCGCAACTGCGAAAATAGCATTTGCGACAGGTCCCATGCCTACTGTAAACATGTGGTGGGCCCATACCATGAAGCCTAGAAAACCAATGATCATTGTTGCAAATACCATTGCTGAATAACCAAAAAGACGTTTTTTTGCAAAAGTAGAAATTATTTCTGAGAAAATACCGAAGGCCGGCAGAATCAGGATATATACTTCCGGATGTCCAAATATCCAGAAAATATGCTGATAAATAACTACGTTACCTCCCATAGCTGTATCGAAGAAAGCTCCTCCAAACACCCGGTCCATCATAAGAAGCAAAAGACCAATTGTCAGTGCAGGGAAAGCGAAAAGAATCAGCATAGAAGTAACGAATGTCGTCCACGTGAACAAAGGCATACGCATCATGCTCATGCCTGGGGCACGCATGTTAACGATCGTTACAAGAAAGTTAATAGCGGACATTAATGTACCAGCACCGGCAACCTGGAGACCCATAACATAAAAGTCGACCCCGTTACCTGGTGAGGTTGTCGAGAGTGGTGCGTAAGCTGTCCATCCGGCATCCGGCGCTCCACCGGCCAGCATACTAATGTTAAGAATAATACCACCGAAGATGAAAAGCCAAAGCCCCAGGGAGTTAATAAATGGGAAGGCAACATCCCGGGCTCCTATTTGAAGCGGCATAACAAAGTTCATAAAACCGAAAAATAGTGGCATGGCTGCCAGGAAAAGCATCGTCGTACCGTGCATAGTTAATAATTCATTATAAGTTTGTTCTCCTAAAAAGCCCATTTCCGGGAACATCAGCTGAATACGCATTAGCATTGCTTCTATACCAGCGATGGTAAAGAAGAAAAGACCGCCGAAGAAATACATGATACCAATCTTCTTATGGTCTACGGTAGTCAGCCAGTCCCAGAGCACGCTTTTCTTAGACGAAGCTGTGCTGTTAGACACGAGAAAATACCTCCCTTTTTAAACAGTTTACTCTAATACTTTCAGTCCATCGATATACTCAATTAAAGCATCCATTTCTTCGTCCGAAATAGTGTTTTCATCAAAAGCCGGCATTTGATTGTCAGGCTTCAAGGATGCAGGATCACGAATCCAGTCGTGAATATTTTCTTCTTCGTAATCAAGGAAACCGGCTACGACCGTTCGTTCACCAAAGTTCGTGAAGTTAGGTCCTTCTGCTCCGCCATCTTCCCCTACTGCATGGCATTGAATACAGTTAGCTTCAAAGATTTCCCTGCCCTCTACAGCTACTTCACCTTCCGGCTCCGTGAGCTCCTGGTCGGGTTCAGCCATTCCTTCTGCCCACGTATCAAATGTATCAGGATCGACTGCAAGTACTTTAAAATCCATCAGCCAGTGAGAAGCACCGCAGAGTTCTGTACATTTACCGAAATAAACTCCTTCTTCCGGGGCTTCGAACCATAAATCATTTGTAATTCCGGGGACATTATCCTGTTTACCAGCGAGAGAAGGAACCCAGAAGGAGTGAATAACATCACTGGCGTGAAGTTCTACGACAATTCTTCTATCCGTAGGGATATAAAGATCCTGTCCTGCGTTAACTTCGAGATCAGGATAGACAAATTCCCACCAGAACTGATGAGCGTGGGCCTCAACTACCAGAGGTTCTTCTCCTTCCGCTTCTTCTCCTTCCGCTTCTGCCTCTTCCCCATTTTCAGGGATACCAGTGTCAGCCAGAGTAAACGTTTCCATTACGTTTGGAATTGCAAGAATAAGGAGCAGCAGAATAGGAATAGCTGTCCAGATAAACTCAAGAGCACGATTCCCGTGAACCTGTTTCGGAATGTGCGTATCGCCCGGTTTTTCACGGAAGCGAATAAGTACAAAGGTATAAATGGCAAATACAACCACAATTACGAAAATCATGACGTATAGGGACAGCTGAATCAGGGACAGCTGCATCTCTGCAACCGGTCCACGGGGATCCAGTGCCGATAAGTTTTCCACTCCGCATCCTGCCAGAAGCAGTATGAAAGAAAATGGAAGCAATCGCATAAGGTGCTTCATCTCGTCATAAACCCCGCTTTCTTTTTTTACATTTTTAGAACATGTGTACAATTACCATCAGCACAAACATAATAGTCAGATAATTCAAGGAATAAATAAACATGCCTGTTGCCCATTTCATATCATCTTTCGATTTAAAACCAAGCAGGCCGTAAACAAGCCATCCTCCTCCCATTATCAGAGCAGCAGCAGTATATACAATTCCGAAATCTGCAACCATTAAAGAAACTGGAATCAGTGCTCCTACGTACCAGATAATTTGACGCTTCGTGAGCGAAAAGCCCGCTTTCACAGGAAGCATTGGAATACCGGCTGCCCGGTACTCTTCGACTCTCCGCATCGCAAGAGCCAGGAAATGAGGCGGCTGCCAGATGAACATGATCAGGAAAAGTGTCCAGGCATATGGATGAAGGCCGGGATCAATTGCAGCCCACCCAATCAGCGGCGGTACTGCTCCGGCAAAACTGCCGACAATCGTATTCAGCGTTGTCGTACGCTTCGTCCACATCGTATACAGAACAACATAAATAACCAGTCCTATTACACCAATTAAAGCAGCTGTCACGGAAGCGGCCGCTAATAAGGCAGTCCCTGCTATTGACACTGCCAAACCATATGTAAGTGTCTGCTTTCCTGACAAGGTCCCATTGACCGTAGGCCTTTCTTTTGTCCGCTCCATCAAGTGATCGATATCACGATCAATAAAGTTATTCAGTGCACTTGCTCCTGCAATAATAAGAGCAGAACCCAGTAAAGCTAAAAAAGCTGTTAAAGCATTAGCTGCAAGTGTCGTACCAGTGTAATAAGTAGCCAGATAAAGACCGGCAAAAGTAGTGATCAAGTTGGACATTACTATTCCGGTTTTGGAAATAGTTAAATAATCGCGCCAGCTTACCGATGCTTCCGGGATTCCACGTACATCTGTGACTGTTTCTGCTGAAGACATTGCATTCAGTTTACTCAATTTCATTCACCCCCTGTTTATATAATCTTTTTGCTATAGTTAAGCAAAATAATGATTATAAATGCTTCCTCCCCTCACAGTTTAAGGATTTACTAAGAATTACACAAGTTAACATCCTCAAAAAATGCAGGCATAACAAAAAGAATGACAGTTTGCACCGCTCATACACATTATAAAGGAAGGATCACTCTTTTTCATCACATTTTTTTAGAGTTACTATATCTGTTACATGGTTTGTGACGATTATGTGAAAGTCGTTTCTTCTTATAACATTTGCTATATTATAGAGAGTGCTCAGGGTTTAATGTTAAATAAACCATGGAATAAATTTGCTTTTTTAGTGTTGAATTTCTATACTAATATATTTAATTACACGAAAGATGGTGAACAGGATGCATCGACTCCTTAAATTTTTTGGAATTATAACCACTTTGGGAATGCTGCTAGTATTAATTCAAGGAGCCCTCGTTACTCAGACAGGTTCAGGAGAGGCCTGCGGACCAGAATGGCCTCTTTGTTACGGACAGGTAATCCCTGAAAACCCTACTATAGAAACAATGATTGAATATACCCATCGTATTGTTTCAGGGGTTCTCGGATTAATGGTTATCACTCACGCTCTTTGGAGCTGGAAAGTAATCGGTCACCTTAGAGAAACAAAACTTTTTTCCGTACTTGCCGTCGGTTTTATTATTTTCCAAGGACTTCTAGGAGCTGCAGCGGTAGTCTGGGGGCAATCAGATGCTATAATGGCACTGCATTTCGGTTTTTCCCTTGTTTCGTTTGCGAGCGTACTTCTTTTGACTATTTTAGCTTTTGAAGACGGAAAACCAAATGCATTGACTCGTCCTAAAATTACAAGCAGCTTCCGCGGTATGATTATTTTCAATCTCATTTTTACGTATCTTGTAGTTTACACAGGAGCCTATGTAAAACATACGGGATCTGGTGGAGCATGTGAAGGCTGGCCTCTTTGCAATGGCCAGCTCTTCCCTGCTCTAGATGGCAGAGTAGCCATTCAGCTCGGACACCGGTTTGCAGCCAGCCTTTTGGTCATTACAATTTTGATTATGTTCATCCAGATGCTGAAATCCCACGTGAAAAACAAACCGCTGCTATACAGTGGATCATTCAGCCTGGTTCTAATCCTTTCTCAGGCTGCAAGCGGTGCTGTCGTTATTTTTACCGGATTTACTTTATATGCTACTCTTTCCCATGCAGTAATCGTAAGTGTATTATTCGGCACCCTCAGTTATATGACAATGGTTGCTTCCAGAGCGAATAAATTATAAATGAAAAGCAGCCTGCGGCTTTGAAACCGCAGGCTGCTTTTTTATTATCCACGTCTTAAGTTTATTTTTCTCCAAGATATGCGCGCATCATCCAGTTGTGCTTCTCAACAGACTGACGGATACCAATCAGCATGTCTGCCGTTGCTTCATCATCAGCATCATCTTCAAGCGTTTCTATATCTTCTTTTAATTCGTTGGAAATTTTATCAAAATCTTTTACCAGTGCTCTTACCATATCCTTGGCTTCTATTTCTCCTTCCGCTTCATCAAGCGTTGTTTTCTCCAGATAGCCCTTCATTGAAGCAATAGGTTTACCCTTAAGAGCCAGCAGCCTTTCTGCAAGCTCATCAATATGTTCTGCAGATTCATTGTAAAGTTCCTCGAATTTTTCGTGCAGGGTAAAAAAATCAGGTCCCTTTACATACCAGTGATAATTATGGAGTTTTACAAACATTACGTTCCAATTCGCAACGTGCCTGTTTAGAATTTCAGTTGTCTGCTTATGTGCCATAAATAAATCAACCTCCATTTTTATTATCAAATGATTTTCCTACTACATATAATTTACCTCTGCTAAGTAATCTTAAACATATTCATGAATTTCATAATAAGAGTCAACACAGTAAAAGCCCGGTAGAACACATAACTTCCCCTTAAGTACATAGGTTTCCGGTGCTTGTCTTTATGTGAACAGCTCGTCGAAAAATTCGCAGGATCGGGCTCATTTTCCTCGGGTCCGCCGTCTTTAACTGCGCTCATTTTCAAAGTGGATATCAGCTTTTAATTCTCTATAAATATTCGTATATTTATGGAAAGAACTTATTACATTAGTTGATACAGAAATGAAGATGGAAAAGAAAAAACTGCCTCGAAAGGCAGTTTTTTCTTGAACTATGTGAAAAATCTATGCATTGTTTTCCCGTGCGCGCATAGTCGCTTCATGTAAAGCAGACAACTGCTGCTCTAACTGAGTAAGAAGCTTTCTTCCTTCTTCTTCTGAAACGAGCTTCAGCCGAATCGCGAAATCTATTTCGCGTGATAAACCGAACATCTGCGTATCTAAAACCTCTTCATAGAGAGGACACTGAGGCATCGTCAAATTTTTCATTTGCACTTCAATAAGTTTGACAATTTTCTCCGCGTCTTCTTTCAGAAGGGCATAGGCTTTTTCGCTCTGTTCGGACAGGGTTTCAATGGACACGCGAATCCCTCCTCTACTTCAAAAAAGCATTAACGCATCGCAAAGGCGATACAGATGATGCTTTAATATTATCATATCGGTTCTAATCAAAAATTGCAACAATAGATGCAGAGATGACATCTCTCTTCAAGCCTATTATACTAGAAAGAGAAAGGCAGGTGGTGGGCATGGATAATATGCTCGTAAAAATCACAGGACTGGTAAAATATCCTATTATGATTGATCCCGGTGTCTGGATTTTTGATGAAAGACGTGAGGATATGGAAAAAATATTCGAAAGTTCAGAGCTCAAACAGTCAGAGCGGGATTATGCTGCGCTTGGAAAAGCATTTGATGAACAGCGTAAAGGAGCTAAACCTCCTCAAACAAATGAAAATAAAGTAACAGTGAGTAAAAAAGATTTAACTGAGAAATCATTCGGTAT is a window from the Alkalicoccus halolimnae genome containing:
- the coxB gene encoding cytochrome c oxidase subunit II; the protein is MENLSALDPRGPVAEMQLSLIQLSLYVMIFVIVVVFAIYTFVLIRFREKPGDTHIPKQVHGNRALEFIWTAIPILLLLILAIPNVMETFTLADTGIPENGEEAEAEGEEAEGEEPLVVEAHAHQFWWEFVYPDLEVNAGQDLYIPTDRRIVVELHASDVIHSFWVPSLAGKQDNVPGITNDLWFEAPEEGVYFGKCTELCGASHWLMDFKVLAVDPDTFDTWAEGMAEPDQELTEPEGEVAVEGREIFEANCIQCHAVGEDGGAEGPNFTNFGERTVVAGFLDYEEENIHDWIRDPASLKPDNQMPAFDENTISDEEMDALIEYIDGLKVLE
- a CDS encoding COX15/CtaA family protein encodes the protein MHRLLKFFGIITTLGMLLVLIQGALVTQTGSGEACGPEWPLCYGQVIPENPTIETMIEYTHRIVSGVLGLMVITHALWSWKVIGHLRETKLFSVLAVGFIIFQGLLGAAAVVWGQSDAIMALHFGFSLVSFASVLLLTILAFEDGKPNALTRPKITSSFRGMIIFNLIFTYLVVYTGAYVKHTGSGGACEGWPLCNGQLFPALDGRVAIQLGHRFAASLLVITILIMFIQMLKSHVKNKPLLYSGSFSLVLILSQAASGAVVIFTGFTLYATLSHAVIVSVLFGTLSYMTMVASRANKL
- the cyoE gene encoding heme o synthase, yielding MSSAETVTDVRGIPEASVSWRDYLTISKTGIVMSNLITTFAGLYLATYYTGTTLAANALTAFLALLGSALIIAGASALNNFIDRDIDHLMERTKERPTVNGTLSGKQTLTYGLAVSIAGTALLAAASVTAALIGVIGLVIYVVLYTMWTKRTTTLNTIVGSFAGAVPPLIGWAAIDPGLHPYAWTLFLIMFIWQPPHFLALAMRRVEEYRAAGIPMLPVKAGFSLTKRQIIWYVGALIPVSLMVADFGIVYTAAALIMGGGWLVYGLLGFKSKDDMKWATGMFIYSLNYLTIMFVLMVIVHMF
- a CDS encoding Dps family protein, which codes for MAHKQTTEILNRHVANWNVMFVKLHNYHWYVKGPDFFTLHEKFEELYNESAEHIDELAERLLALKGKPIASMKGYLEKTTLDEAEGEIEAKDMVRALVKDFDKISNELKEDIETLEDDADDEATADMLIGIRQSVEKHNWMMRAYLGEK
- a CDS encoding peptidyl-prolyl cis-trans isomerase, with amino-acid sequence MDNMLVKITGLVKYPIMIDPGVWIFDERREDMEKIFESSELKQSERDYAALGKAFDEQRKGAKPPQTNENKVTVSKKDLTEKSFGISLAPFMKNAEPTEEAESVRLYRSGGKEDIVLPLRQVEEGIVAFSNSGNPLKESGPLHFYYRDGSNRENPITHVQSFSIE
- a CDS encoding YlaN family protein, with the protein product MSIETLSEQSEKAYALLKEDAEKIVKLIEVQMKNLTMPQCPLYEEVLDTQMFGLSREIDFAIRLKLVSEEEGRKLLTQLEQQLSALHEATMRARENNA
- the ctaD gene encoding cytochrome c oxidase subunit I, producing MSNSTASSKKSVLWDWLTTVDHKKIGIMYFFGGLFFFTIAGIEAMLMRIQLMFPEMGFLGEQTYNELLTMHGTTMLFLAAMPLFFGFMNFVMPLQIGARDVAFPFINSLGLWLFIFGGIILNISMLAGGAPDAGWTAYAPLSTTSPGNGVDFYVMGLQVAGAGTLMSAINFLVTIVNMRAPGMSMMRMPLFTWTTFVTSMLILFAFPALTIGLLLLMMDRVFGGAFFDTAMGGNVVIYQHIFWIFGHPEVYILILPAFGIFSEIISTFAKKRLFGYSAMVFATMIIGFLGFMVWAHHMFTVGMGPVANAIFAVATMAIAVPTGIKIFNWLLTLWGGRISFTVANLFALAFIPSFVLGGVTGVQLAMSAADYQFHDTYFVVAHFHYVIIGGSVFGIFAGTFYWWPKMFGYRLSESLGKWFFWLFLIGFHLTFFIQHFLGLIGMPRRVASYLDGQGFNEMNFISSMGAFLMAVAFILLVINVLISRKNTDNVQDPWDGRTLEWATTSPVQEYNFAQTPLIRDLDALWYEKMSGNGKMKAAEPLDEIHMPNGSILPIFIALGLSIAAFGVIYSAWFVIGAGLLLTFAMMFIRSIKEDHGYHIPVSEIKKDKGEG